Sequence from the Symbiopectobacterium purcellii genome:
AACGGATGAGGAACGCACAGTGTAAAGGTTTTTACGCCCACTGTCTTCCCGCCGTCCCGTAGGATACCGGAGGTCATATGAGCGTCGAGAAACTGCGTTTTGCCGCAGTGCAGTTAGAGCACACCCATATCTATGATATGTGCAGCCATCTGATGGGTGCAGGCGCGGAGCTGGTTGCAGTGTACGATCCTGATCCGATGAAGCGTGAACGCTTTGCCGCGCGTTTTCCAGAGGTGGCGATGGCGAGCAGCGTTGACGCTATTCTGACAAACCCAGCGATCCAACTGGTAGCAAGCGCGGCGGTGCCTGATGAACGTGCCGATCTGGGGCTGTGTGTCATGGCGGCAGGTAAAGACTATTTTACTGACAAACCGCCGCTGACCACCTTGGCGCAGTTGAATGCGGTAAAAGCCGCAGTGGCACAGACCGGGCGAAAATATGCCGTTTATTTTAATGAGCATGTGGTGGTGGACAGTGTGTTGTACGCGTGAGAATTGGTGCGGCAAGGTGCGATAGGGCGGGTTCTCCAGACGATCGGCGTCGGGCCGCATCGTGAGCGCGGTGCACGCCCTGACTGGTTTTACCAGCGCCACCGCTACGGCGGTATTTTATGTGACATTGGTATTCATCAAATCGAGCAGTTCCTCTATTTTACCGGCAATACGGCGGCGAGCGTGGTTGCCAGTCAGGTGGCCAATTATCAACACCCACACGCGCCTGAGTTCGAGGATTTTGGCGATGCCATGCTGCGCGGTGAAAATGGAGCCACAGGCTATTTTCGCTGTGACTGGTTTACGCCGGATGGGCTTAGCGCCTGGGGCGATGGGCGCCTTACCATTTTGGGCACCGAGGGATATATTGAACTGCGTAAATATGTCGACATCACCCGCGGCGAAAGTAACATCCTCTATCTGGTCAACAAGGATGGCGAGCAGCGTATTGCGACAGCGGGCAACGTCGAGCGGCGCTTTTTCCACGAATTTGTGCAGGATTGCCTACACCGCACCGAAAACGCCATGACGCAGCAATGGGTGTTCACCGTGACGGAATTGGCGCTGCGCGCTCAACGCATGGCGCAGCAGATTACTCCAACCAGGGGGGAATAATCTGCTAAACGGCATCACGCCGTTGGTGACGTTGCCTTGCTCGTCGCTGCCGTGTGTTGCTCTTGCGCCAGTTGATGCAATGCGGCTTCTGCCAGTGCTGCAAAATAGCGCGATGCAGGATAGATAGCCGATTCATCAGGATTGAAACCTGGATGGTGCAGGCCAAACGGGCTGCCAGAACCGATACTGACAAACGTACCGGGGCCACTTTGCAAATAAAGCGCAAAGTCTTCTCCACCCATCTGCCGTTCAGCGATTTCAACCTGATAACCTTGTTCTGCGGCAACTTGTCTACTGAAGTCAGCCCAAAACGGCGTATTGACCACCGAAGGGGGGCCGGGGTGCCACGCCAACTCGGCCTGTGCGCCCAGTGCGGCAGCGGTACCGTGGATAACCTGACGCATCATGTCTGGCACCTGTTCCCGTACCTGCGTGCTGTAGGTTCGTACCGTTCCTTCCAATTCGACCGTTTGTGGTAACACATTCCAGGTATTGCCGCCTTCGATGCGCGTCACGCTAACCACCAGCGATTCCAGTGAACTGACCCGGCGACTGGGAAGCGTTTGCAGAGCGATGACAATGTGACTGGCGGCGATAATGCTGTCGATCCCTTCTTCCGGCTTGGCGGCATGAGCCCCTTTACCGGTGATACGAATAGAGAATCGGTCAACGTTGGCGTAAAAGGCTCCTGAGCGCGTAGCAAATGTGCCGCTTGGCAACTCCGGCGCGTTGTGTAAGCCAAACACGGCGGAGACGGGCTGTAGCGCGCCGGCGTGAATCAGTTGTCGTGCACCGACAGAAACCTCTTCCGCGGGTTGAAACAGCAGGCGTACGCGGCCCGGCAACTGCGCTTCTCGGGCTTTCAGCAGTCCCGCTGCACCGAGCATCACCGCAGTATGAAAATCATGTCCGCATGCGTGCATCACGCCAGAATGTTGTGAGGGGAAGGGGACATCGGTGTCTTCGACGATCGGTAACGCATCAATATCCGCGCGTAGCGCAACCACTGGCCCCGAAGATGCACCGATATCGGCGACAACGCCGGTTTGCAACGGAATGGGTAAAGGGGCGATCGACAGTTGGTGCAGCCAGCGGGTAATGCGTTGGGTGGTCTGGTACTCCTGCTCAGACAGTTCAGGAAATTGATGGAGCTCACGACGCCATTCAATAACGCGACGTGCTAACGAATCAATGCTAAGCGGATTGATACTACAGGGCGCATCTGGCGCAGGTTTACGGGTTGTCATCTCACTTCTCCCCATGGATTGCCTGCTATCAACCGTAGCGGATCCCTTGACGCGAAATAAATATCGTCTGGTTATATTTTATGACTGTAAAGCAGAACGACCGCTGCCGCTCGCGCTTTTCCGCACGGTGAATAAAAGCAGAATAATGCACCTGCTTATATTTTCCTACGTGCTTATATGCCGCGTATAAATATTTATTTCACAAAGAGAAAAGGCCAACGAAAAAGCAGGGATAGCATATCGCTGGGTTTAAACGTGGCAGATTTAAACAAGGTATTCCTGTTTTCTGAATGCAGAAATCTCAACGTTGCCGTTATTTTAGCTGAACACATAGGTGAATGTCTTTTGGCATAGCTTATAAAACATGATCTTGGCAGCAATAAATAAACATCATAGGTCTCTGTCAGTGAGTCAAGCCGAAGTCGGACTTCGGCAAGCAAAAGGAGAGTGAACCAGATGGCCAAAAAGGATGCGCTGTTGATCCCTTTATTGAGCAGGATACTCGATGTTCCCGAAGCAGCATTACACGACGACAGTAATCTGATGCACTATGGCATGTACTCGATGCGCACCATGCGTGCCGCGACCTGGTTACGGCGCGAGGGGATCGCCGTCACTTTCTCAGATTTTATCGATAAACGGACCGTTAAAGAGTGGCGTGAGGTGATCTCTGCTGCAAAAGCCTATCGCACGGTGGCCGATACGGATGCCCCGCCGTGCGATACGCCAGGGTTCGAACTTGCCACTATGCAGCACGCCTTTTGGATTGGGCGTAACGAGCGGCAACAACTTGGAGGTGTAAGCGCTCATTTTTATGCTGAATTGGACGGTAAAGCGCTCGATCCAGAACGGCTGGCGAACGCGCTGAACCGCCTGATTCAACGCCATGACATGCTACGGTTGCGTATTGATCAGGACGCGCGTTTGCACATTGCGCCAGATAGCCCTTGTCAGCTACAGATCAATGATTTGCGCGAGCTGTCTGCGGAGCAGTGTCATGGGAGTCTGGCCGCGTTGCGTCAGCGCTATACCCATCAGCAGTTGGATATTGCCAATGGTGAAACGCTGATGTTGGCGTTATCGCTGCTGCCAACAGGAGACAGTCGGCTGCATATCGATTTGGATATGATCGCTGGCGATGCCACGAGCCTGCGTCTCTTGCTGCGTGAGTTGGCGCAAAGCTATCGCCAACCGGATTATGCGTTACCGCCGTTGCGGTCAAGCTATCGTGACTACCAACAGCGCTGGCAAGAGAAGCATGAACACCGTCGTGAGCAGGACAGAGCATGGTGGCAAACGCAGTTATCCCGCTTGGCGACATCGCCCGCTTTGCCCCTTCAATCATCAGAAAAAACCGTACCGGTAACCGAAAGACGCTATCTGTGGCTCAACCCTACGCAGCAGCAGCAATTGACGACGATGAGTCACCAATTCGGGCTAAGCGTCCCGGTCGTGCTGGCAACGATTTTTGGCGAGTGTATTGGTTTATGGAGCGGCGGTGCCCCCTTTCTGTTGAATTTACCAGTGTTTTCCCGCGATGAAGAGATAGAAGACGCCGATCGGTTGGTGGGCGATTTTTCCAGCTCAGTGCTGATTAACGTTGAGCCGAGCAGTGCTGCGAGCATTATCGAGCAGGCGCGTCAACTGCAAACCCAGCTTCACCGGGCGCTGGCACATACGGCGTGGAGTGGCGTTGATGTGCTACGCGATCTGTCGCGGCAGCAACAGATCAATGCCAGTCTGGCTCCGGTGGTGTTTACCAGCGCATTGGCGCTGGGCGATCTCTTTGAACCACCAGTGCGCGCGGTGTTAGGGGAGCCCGTGTGGTCGGTTTCTCAGGGGCCGCAGGTGTTGATTGATGCACAGGCTACTGAATACCTGAACGGCATCATGCTGAATTGGGATGTGCGTGCTGACAGATTTGCACCCGGTGTGATCGATGCCATGTTCGAGGGATTTCAGCAACAGGTGCACGCGTTACTTAACGATATTACGTGCTGGCAGCGCCCACAGCCAGTGCCACCGCCGGTAGCCCCCTGGCCGCCAGAGATTGCCGAACCGGCCAATGCGCCGACGCTGCTGCATCGATTCTTCATGCACGCCGAGCGAGATCCCGATGCTATCGCCTTGCAGTGGGGGGAGCACGGCGTACTGCATTACGGTGAATTGGCGCAAAATGCCTTGTGCATTGCGCGTTTTCTCCATGAGCAGGGCATCAAAACGGGTGACAGTGTTGCCATCAGTATGGGGAAGGGGCCGGAGCAGGTGATGGCAGTATTAGGCGTTCTGGCTGCGGGGGCAACCTATGTTCCTTGCGGTATTGATATTCCGCTGGCGCGCCGCGAAGCCGTGTATCGTCTGGCGAATGTAGCACTGGTGCTTTGTGACTCCCACAGTGCTTATCAGCCTGAATGGCCGCGGGGTATCCCGGTGCTTCCGCTGGTGCAAGGGCTGCAGGCGTTGCCGCTTGCGGCATCGGCCGAGGTGGATGAACAGCGGGCGATGTATGTCATCTTTACCTCCGGCACCACCGGGCAACCGAAAGGCGTTGCGGTTTCGCACCGCGCGGTTGCCAATACGGTGGACGGTGTTGATTCGCATTTCACTGTTACACCCAGCGATTGTACGATCACGCTATCCGCGCTTGATTTCGATCTCTCTGCCTACGATATTTTCTCCTGCCTGAGCCGCGGCGCTCGCGTGGCCGTGGTTGACGAACAGCAACGCCGGGATGCCCATGCCTGGCTGGCGCTGATACAGCGCTATGGTGTCAGCATCATCAGTTGTGTGCCTGCGCTGTTGGATATGATCCTCACCGCAGCCGGAGACACGCCACTGTCTTCTGCCCGGCTGGTTATGCTGGGGGGCGATCGTATTCCGGTGGCATTGGCGGAGCGGTGGTGGCGGCGCACGGCAGGAGCACCTTTCGTCGGGTTGGGTGGCATGACGGAGGCTGCAATCCACTCCACGTTATTCGTGCTGCATGCCGACGATCCACGCTGGACGCTGGTGCCTTTTGGTACGCCTCTACCCAATATGTATTGCCGTATTGTGGATGCTCTGGGGCGGGATTGCCCACCTTGGGTGGTCGGAGAACTGTGGGTCAGCGGCCCGGGATTGGCGCTGGGGTATCGTAACGATGCGGAGCGCACCGCGGTGAAGTTTGTGGCATGTGCCGGGCGACGCTGGTATCGCAGTGGTGACCGCGCCCGCTATTGGCCCGATGACACCATTGAGTATCTCGGGCGTAATGACCAGCAGATCAAGATTCGCGGGCACCGCATCGAGCCGGGTGAGGTGGAAGCGGCCCTGATGCGCCATCCCGCCATTCACAGCGCCTGCGTAACGGTAGTGGCACAGGCGACCCGTCAACTCTGCGCCACGCTGGTGACCGATGAAAATAATAGCGCCAGCGTCTGGCAAGGCTGGTTGCAGCCGCTGCTGCCACGCTATGCCATTCCCGAACATTACGTAGTTATACCCGCGATGCCGGTAACGGAAAACGGCAAAACGGACAGGGCGAGCGTAGAATACCTCGCCGCATCGCAGATTAACCTGGCGCGCACCCCGCGTAGCACGCCTGAAAACGATATCGAACGGCAGGTTGCCGCGCTGTGGGCCATGCTGTTGAACGTTGACAGCGTGAGCCGTGAGGATAATTTTTTCGTTCTGGGTGGCGACAGCCTTATTGCCACGCGCTTGATTGCGGCGCTACGCGAACGGCAGTTGAGCGCGCCGTTACATGCTTTATTCACGTCCCCCGAACTGCGCGATTTTTGCCATTATGTTCAAGCAGAAGTCGCTGTTTCACTGCCTATGCTGGTCGCCGATGACGCCGCGCGCTATCAACCCTTTCCACTCAGTGATATTCAGCGTGCCTTCTGGATTGGTCGTAGTGAACAGATGACGCTGGGCGGCGTCGGCTCGCATTTTTATATCGAATTTGATGGTGAAGGGCTGGATGTCGCACGCCTTGAAGTCGCCTGGCAACAGTTGATCGCGCGTCACGCCATGCTGCGTGCGGTGGTGACCGACGCCGGGGAGCAGCAGGTGCTACCCGACACGCGGCTTTATCATATTGAACGCCATACCGCCTGCGATGATGTTGAAGGGGCGTTGCAGACCTGGCGCGATACGCTGTCGCACCGGGTTTACGATGTGCGTGAGTGGCCGCTGTTTTCCCTTCATGTGGTGGATTACCAACAAGGGGGGGACGCGCGCCAGCGGCTGATGGTCAGCCTCGACAGCATGATGTTCGATGGGCGTAGCATCATGATCCTGTTCACTGAATGGGATGCTTTATACCGCAATCCGACGGTGGAATTACCCGCGTTGCGCATCCATTATCGGGATTATCAATGTGGGCTGGCGGATCATAGTGCGGCACTGATGCCGCAGGCGAAGGCCTACTGGCTGGAGCAACTGAAGACGTTGCCCGCAGCGCCCGCCTTACCGTTGGCGGTAAGACCCGAGACGGTGGTGAAACCCCGCTTCCAGCGCAGGCGCTATGTGTTACCCGCGGAGTCATGGCAGCGTTTTATGTCGCAGGCGCAGCGGCATGGTATCACCGTCAGCGTGGCGCTGGCGGCGGCCTACGGTGAAGTGCTGGCGTTCTGGAGCAATCAGTCTGCACTGGCGCTGAACTTCACGCTGTTCGATAGGCAGCCATTGCATCCCGATATTAACCGCGTGGTGGGGGATTTCGCCTCTATCCTGCTGCTCGGTTATGAAACTGCGCAGGGTAGAGATTTTTGTCAAGCGACCATGCAGTTGCAGCAGCAAGTGGGGGAAGGGCTAAGCCATCGGCAGTTTTCTGGGGTGCAGGTTTTGCGTGAACTGGCCCGTTATCACGACCAAAGCATGGCTACGATGCCCGTCGTGTTCACCAGCGTGCTCGGGCTGGAAAAGGATGCATCGATGGCGCTGTCGGACGCGTTTCCCCGCGTACATTATTCGCTGACGCAAACGCCGCAGGTGTGGCTCGATGCCAAAGTCAGCGAATCGCATGGGTGTCTGCTGCTGGAGTGGGACGTGGTGGAAGCCCTGTTTCCACCCGGCGTTATCGACAGCCTGTTTGCCGCATACTGCCATCTGGTCGAAAGTCTGGTACAGGCAGACTGGTGCCAGCCAATATCGTTGTCGCTTCCCACAGAACAGCAGCGTCTAAGGGCACAAATCAACCAAACGGCGATGGATTTCGGTGATAACACCGTGCCTTACCTGCGCGTTTTTGCTCAAGCACAACGTGCCCCGCAAGCGACGGCGCTGGTATGGGGCGATCATGGCGTAATGCATTACGGTGAGATGACGCGTCAAGCGTTGAGCGTGGCGGCATATCTGGTGCAACAGGGCATGCAGCCAGGTGACAAGGTGGCCATCACACACCGCAAGGGAGCGGCGCAGATTGTCGGGGTGCTAGGCGTGTTGGCAGCGGGAGGCTGCTATGTTCCTTGCAGTATCGCGTTACCGCTGGCACGCCGCGAGCAGATTTACCAGGCGGCTCGGGTACGCTGTGTTCTGACTGACGATATGAGCCTGACACATCTCGATTGGCCTGCCGCGTTTCCCGTCGTGGCGCTCAGCACCGCGCTGGCTTGTGCCCCGTTACAAGAACCTGTCATTCAGCCGGGTCATGCGCCGATCTACGTTATTTTTACCTCAGGTAGCACTGGAGCACCCAAAGGGGTGGTGGTGAGCCATCGTGCGGTTGCCAATACTATTGATGCCGTCACCCGACGCTTTGATCTCAGCGTCAGCGATCGTTCCATGACGCTTTCTGCACTGGATTTTGATCTGTCGGCTTTTGATATTTTCACCTTCCTCGGCATCGGTGCTTCGCTGGCCGTGGTCGAAGAGCCTCAGTGGCGTGATGCGGCCGCCTGGGCGGTGTTGATGACTCGCTGGCAGGTTAGCGTGATCAGCGCCGTGCCAGCGCAAGTGGAGATGTTGACCATTGCAGCCCATGACGGTGGGTTGCCACAGTCGCTGCGGCTGGTGATGGTGGGCGGCGATCGTATCTTGTACGCCTTGCCGCATCAGCTATGGGCGCTGGCGCCTCAAGCGCGCTTTGCGGCCCTGGGCGGTATGACGGAGGCGGCAATCCACGCGACTTGCTACATCGTCACCCCCGATGACCTCTGGTGGCCAGCGGCCCCGTATGGCGAGCCGCTGGCGAACATGCGCTGTCGGGTTGTCGATGGACAGGAACGCGATTGTCCGAATGGGGTGAAAGGTGAACTGTGGATCAGTGGTGCTGGACTTGCCGACGGTTATATGGGTGATGCGCAACGCAGCGCGGAGAAGTTTGTTGTGCGCCAGGGTACCACTTGGTACCGCACTGGTGACCGGGCCTATTACCGCGACGACGGCGTTCTGATTTTCTGTGGGCGCACTGATGGGCAAGTCAAAGTGCGAGGATATCGCATCGAACTGGCGGAAATCGAAGGCGCGTTAACCCGACTGCCGGAAGTGGACGAGGCGGTTGCCGTGCTTCTGGATGCGCCTTCGCCGCAGGTAGCTGCCGCACTGGTGTGTCCTGAGACCACCGAGATGGCGGAGATCAAGTTAACGCTGCAGGCGTGGTTACCTGAGTATGAAGTGCCTGAACACCTGATACGCATCGCCCGTGTGCCCTTGACGGCCAATGGCAAGATTGACCGAGCAGCCATTCGTGACGAGATGCAGTCCTATCTGAATGGCCTGCGTGATGAACGGGGAGGGGAACGCCCCGTCGGCCGGGCAGAGCAGGTTCTGGCAACGCTGTGGGGCGCATTGCTCGATCTGGATACGGTTACGCGTGAGGCGAACTTTTTTTCACTCGGTGGCGACAGCCTGATTGCTACCCGGCTAATCAGCCGCTTGCCCCAGGAGGGGTTTCACGGCTCGCTGGCGTCACTGTTTCGCCAGCCGGTGTTGCACGCGTTTGCGGCAACGCTGCGGGATGCTACGCCTGAACAACCAATCCGCTTACACCATGACGCCGCGCAGCGTTATCACCCGTTCCCGCTGAATGACGTGCAAGAGGCCTATTGGCTGGGGCGGCGCGACGGGTTTGTATTGGGAGGTATTGCCGCTCAGTGCTACCACGAATACGAACTGCAACACGCCGATCTGATGCGACTTGAGCACGCCTGGAACCAGTTGGTGATGCGGCATGACATGCTGCGCTGCGTTATCAGTGAGGATGGTCAACAGTCCATCATGGAAGAGGTCCCCTATTTTTACTTCCGTTACCACGACTTACGCCATTTGACCGATGCGTCAGCACAGTTGGCATTGCTCAGAAACCGAATGGCGCATCAGATTCTGTCTGCCAGCAGCGGCAGGCTCTACGACATTACGTTGATTGACTATGGTGCTGGGAAATCGCGCCTTGCGGTGCTGTTCGATAATTTGATTGTCGATGGTTTAAGCATGTTGACGCTGTTTAGTGAATGGTTCGAATGCTACCAAAATCCGGAGACTGAACTCCCCCCGCTGGCGATACAGTTCCGTGATTATCAGTGCTGGCGTGCGCAGCAGGGACAGGCGCAAGAGGATATCGTCTACTGGCAGCAGCGCTTTGATGCGTTGCCGCCAGCGCCCGCA
This genomic interval carries:
- a CDS encoding amidohydrolase, translated to MTTRKPAPDAPCSINPLSIDSLARRVIEWRRELHQFPELSEQEYQTTQRITRWLHQLSIAPLPIPLQTGVVADIGASSGPVVALRADIDALPIVEDTDVPFPSQHSGVMHACGHDFHTAVMLGAAGLLKAREAQLPGRVRLLFQPAEEVSVGARQLIHAGALQPVSAVFGLHNAPELPSGTFATRSGAFYANVDRFSIRITGKGAHAAKPEEGIDSIIAASHIVIALQTLPSRRVSSLESLVVSVTRIEGGNTWNVLPQTVELEGTVRTYSTQVREQVPDMMRQVIHGTAAALGAQAELAWHPGPPSVVNTPFWADFSRQVAAEQGYQVEIAERQMGGEDFALYLQSGPGTFVSIGSGSPFGLHHPGFNPDESAIYPASRYFAALAEAALHQLAQEQHTAATSKATSPTA